The following coding sequences are from one Dermacentor silvarum isolate Dsil-2018 chromosome 4, BIME_Dsil_1.4, whole genome shotgun sequence window:
- the LOC119448644 gene encoding endothelin-converting enzyme 1, translating to MEPTEDVLPTSGTQVSQAKGEKRKKAQSRTSKRGDPEPRGPKRRVPDERDDFDMRPPDSSGRPREGSRESRQGRAQDAGVRVHTARLPSNRKVKGHRPATSEDGVSPTGPHHPGPSGASINDPAAAVGALPLSSMSQQGFLGGALVGQPAFRPPQLPQDPFFEVTPKPPRAFGALWITLGALTMVVLATLVTVAILKASWNSAGPLSSACATHACLAYSTRLLSSINESANPCKSFTRFVCDGWRKEHRGTVWENRLYHVLDKLTDSLKDIRMPQSGQNEEQRAAAVYHSCVSLLEGVRDELPAVQKALDDAGIVWPHPSVDADVLYTLMYCSLKLGWDVLLDFDIVANSRSSTVELIVGPGRLFSFLYEKHMRLYENDEGEANFEFLKGRFRRNNTATLTYSQMQDLGDHAMEKLLYAGAMHTGSVESFPEGSDLGLTEAKWTATLQKINMSLAEGPLLTTTNAAYVNAFLNLWRSNGSDSIHALVSWSTVQVAALFANRELIYNYYGDNYKVAQVHYGIFCATRAMFFSRQALFARYNADVFQGKAGVIARELALSVRLAFWLRLSSSTYFDENVTVVADWSSLTTAFHNFEMHSEENETIVRGQLPDMTDSFVSNWQHSAIVRNTPEVEQMLLAMRRLRYYVLSDGKRDFQLMPYAMSFPLFDPTLPSSVNYGGFGFEITEALGDLLLSVYDVRKVPQIDSLYNCLLASEFGGIFDVRHYAAHTIGLNALVDAYESSGRASDNAVQGLEKYRGLPLVFIAMCYVQCDGSLILENAEAACNLPLQQLPQFAEAFACAPGEPMNPANRCALI from the exons ATGGAACCAACAGAGGATGTCTTGCCGACCTCAGGCACCCAGGTTTCGCAGGCTAAGGGCGAGAAACGCAAAAAGGCGCAATCCAGAACATCCAAGCGTGGCGACCCTGAGCCCCGTGGCCCGAAGCGGCGAGTTCCCGACGAGCGAGACGACTTCGACATGCGTCCGCCGGATAGTAGCGGAAGGCCTCGCGAGGGAAGCCGAGAGTCCCGGCAAGGACGTGCACAAG ATGCAGGAGTCAGAGTTCACACCGCCCGCTTACCGTCCAATCGCAAGGTCAAGGGCCATCGCCCGGCGACATCCGAGGACGGCGTGTCACCGACGGGACCACACCATCCCGGCCCATCCGGTGCTTCCATCAACGACCCGGCCGCCGCCGTGGGCGCCCTACCTTTGTCATCGATGTCGCAGCAAGGGTTCCTGGGCGGTGCGCTGGTCGGACAGCCGGCCTTCAGACCTCCCCAGCTGCCCCAAGATCCGTTCTTCGAGGTGACGCCGAAGCCGCCCCGT GCCTTTGGAGCTCTGTGGATCACTCTCGGCGCACTGACGATGGTTGTACTTGCGACGCTCGTGACAGTGGCGATCTTGAAGGCTTCCTGGAATTCGGCGGGGCCATTATCGAGCGCGTGTGCAACGCATGCCTGCCTCGCCTACTCGACGCGGCTCCTCTCCTCCATCAACGAATCGGCGAACCCGTGCAAGAGCTTCACGCGCTTCGTTTGCGACGGCTGGCGGAAAGAGCACCGTGGCACCGTGTGGGAGAACCGGCTCTATCACGTGCTCGACAAGCTTACCGACTCGCTGAAGGACATCAGGATGCCACAGTCGGGACAAAATGAGGAGCAACGGGCCGCTGCCGTGTACCACAGCTGCGTGTCGCTGCTCGAAGGCGTCAGGGACGAGCTTCCTGCCGTCCAGAAGGCGCTCGATGACGCCGGCATCGTGTGGCCACATCCGTCTGTGGACGCTGATGTCCTCTACACGCTCATGTACTGCTCCCTCAAACTGGGCTGGGACGTGCTGCTCGACTTCGACATCGTGGCGAACAGCAGAAGCAGTACAGTTGAGCTGATCGTAGGTCCTGGCAGGCTATTTTCATTCCTCTACGAGAAACACATGCGCCTGTACGAGAATGATGAGGGCGAGGCGAACTTCGAGTTTCTCAAGGGGCGCTTTCGGCGCAACAATACGGCCACCTTAACCTACAGCCAGATGCAAGACTTAGGGGACCATGCGATGGAAAAACTATTGTACGCCGGGGCGATGCACACAGGCAGCGTCGAAAGCTTTCCGGAAGGGTCGGACCTAGGCCTGACCGAAGCTAAGTGGACGGCAACACTCCAGAAGATTAACATGAGTTTGGCCGAAGGTCCCTTGCTGACGACGACTAATGCTGCTTATGTGAATGCATTCCTGAATCTCTGGAGGTCAAACGGCTCCGACTCAATCCACGCACTAGTATCTTGGTCCACGGTTCAAGTGGCTGCACTTTTCGCAAACAGGGAGCTCATTTACAATTATTACGGTGATAACTACAAAGTGGCTCAGGTGCACTATGGCATCTTCTGTGCCACCAGAGCCATGTTCTTCTCTAGGCAGGCACTGTTTGCACGATACAACGCCGATGTTTTTCAAGGCAAGGCAGGTGTCATCGCGAGAGAACTGGCACTCTCGGTGCGGCTTGCCTTCTGGCTCCGTCTTTCAAGCTCGACCTACTTCGACGAGAACGTCACCGTGGTAGCCGACTGGAGCTCTCTGACAACAGCCTTCCATAACTTCGAGATGCACAGCGAAGAGAACGAAACCATTGTCCGAGGCCAGCTACCGGACATGACGGATTCGTTCGTGAGCAACTGGCAGCATTCGGCAATAGTCAGAAACACGCCTGAAGTGGAACAGATGCTGCTCGCCATGCGTCGCCTACGTTACTACGTCCTATCCGACGGGAAGAGGGACTTCCAGCTCATGCCGTACGCCATGTCATTTCCTCTGTTCGATCCAACGCTGCCATCGTCTGTAAACTACGGCGGCTTCGGATTCGAGATCACTGAAGCTCTGGGTGACCTGCTTCTAAGCGTCTACGACGTCAGAAAAGTCCCCCAAATTGATTCCCTATACAATTGCCTTCTAGCCAGCGAGTTCGGCGGCATCTTTGACGTCAGACATTATGCAGCGCATACTATTGGTCTCAACGCCCTCGTAGATGCCTACGAAAGCAGCGGCCGTGCTTCGGACAACGCTGTACAAGGGCTGGAGAAGTATCGCGGACTGCCGCTGGTGTTCATCGCTATGTGTTACGTTCAGTGCGATGGCAGCCTCATTTTGGAAAACGCGGAGGCAGCGTGCAATCTGCCACTGCAGCAGTTGCCCCAGTTCGCTGAAGCCTTCGCCTGCGCTCCAGGAGAGCCTATGAACCCTGCGAATCGATGCGCACTGATTTGA